The region CAGAGATCTGTTTCTGAGGTTGATAGTTTATTATTGTCAAGTTTGATGTGCATCTTACCAAATTTAGTTAAGTTGTCACCTGTGGGTTAGTCATTTGGACCTCCGCTTGTCATTTAGCTTTGTGAGCTTCTATTTGGGATTGCATTATTAGTGTTGGACTGTTGGGGGCCCGAACTTTGAATTTGGTAGGTAGGGTAAGTCTTTTTGCACTTATTATACCTAACTTATCAATATCTGGTAATGTTCCTTGCATGTCAAAGGACATTGGCATCTTGAGGTATCTTCTTTTCTTGTCTTAGTAGGTCAAATACCTGAGATGCAGTATGTTCGACATTAAGAATGTGCTGGCAAATTGTTCTGCTCATGCAACAGgaaactatttttctttttgttgaaaTTGTATTAACTTATCCAATGAAGCTCTGTTCAACGTaacttatttgttttataaccAAATCTGTGGGTAAATGATGTAAGTGAGGTGTCCTTCAGAAAAGGATGAAGATCATAGTTTATCTGGCAACTGTTAGTGCTCAGTTTATTGTAACGATATTTATGCTGTTAACCTACTATGCTAATGGTTAATCATGTAGTGTGACAAGATTCAAAGCATTCAACTTCATCAATTTTCTGCAATGACGTGTCTTTCACCTTTTCATTAGTTATGCTCTTCTGCTTCAGGTTACTGTTTAAGTTATGCTTTGGGCATGTTTTTGTCAATATGTTTGCCTCTTTTAGTCATTCCTAAACTTTCCTGTAAGTTAACTTGGCTCCAAATATTCTTGCCTTTCATGTTTGTCCAAACAGATGATTTCTTAAGTTGAGATTCTTGTACTAACTTTGCAAGGCATCCCTAAAAAGTGTAGAATGTTGCACCTGGTGTGAGGTCCATTTCACACCATATTCTCTCCaacttttacaaatataaggCACAGAGAAATCTAgacaatgttttttttggaaaggaAACAATCAGACATTTAAAAGTCTGCTCACACGtacgcacacacacacacacattttCACAGTTCCCTTTGTTGACTAGACATTCGTACTCGATATGTTTTCATGTTTCTACATCAGTACTATCAAATGTTTGGGGTCACCAACACTTCTACTCATGCAAAAGTTGTGCCATATTATTATAAAGTAATGATAACATATTCTATTATTGTTTCCTTTTTAACAAATTGCATTTTCCACATGTTGAGATCATGACTCCTTTCTACATggtttcatttttattgtatGGTCTTGTATTTACAGGTAAGTTCATTGGAGTCTGTATCTGAACAGACATCCGTGAGTGTTCTTGAGGAAAGCTCTCTAGAAGGAAATAATGATGGTCAGAGCAAAACTGCTGTTTTGCTTGATACTAGGATCCGCAATATCAGGGATCTGTTAATTAAGGCAAAGGTCTACCTTGGCCTTGGAGCCATTCGAGCAAATCCCCAGTACCTCAGAGACTTGAGACAGCGGATACGGGAAGTTCAAAAGGTGCTCGGTGATGCATCCAAGGACTCTGATCTACCCAAGAAGTAAGGGTTTCCTATCCTGTCTGATTGATACACTTAACGTGTGCAGGATAGTCTCCTCATCAATTCTTCTGTAACCTTTTCATCTATCTTTATACTTGATCAGTGCCAATGAGAAGATGAAAACGCTTGAGCAGACACTGATCAAGGGAAAACAGATGCAGGATGATTGTTCTCTTGTTGTCAAAAAGCTTCGAGCTATGCTGCACTCAGCTGAGGAGCAGCTGCATGCACACAAGAAGCAAACTGTTTTTCTAACACAACTTGCAGCCAAAACCCTTCCCAAAGGTCTTCACTGCCTCCCCTTGAGACTAGCTAATGAATATTTTTCGTTGGATCCTGGCCATCAACAATTCCCAAACCAGGAAAAACTTGATAACCCCAAACTATATCACTATGCATTGTTCTCTGACAATATACTGGCAGCAGCGGTAGTTGTTAATTCAACAGTGTTAAATGCCAAGGTATGTATATTCACTCCTTGTTTGAATTACTCTAGTACGTTATAGCAAGCATCATACTGACtggaatttattttatttgcagCACCCTTCTCATCATGTCTTCCACATAGTAACTGACAGACTAAATTATGCTCCAATGAGAATGTGGTTCCTCTCTAACCCTCCTGGAAAAGCAACGATTGAAGTACAAAACATTGAGGAGTTCACCTGGCTAAATGCCAGCTACAGCCCAGTGTTAAAACAACTTGAATCTCAATCAATGATTGATTACTACTTCAGGACACATCGTGCAAACTCAGATTCAAATTTGAAGTACAGAAATCCAAAATATCTCTCTATTCTCAATCATTTGCGATTTTACCTACCTGAGATTTATCCAAAGCTCCACAAGATTGTCtttcttgatgatgatgtAGTAGTAAAGAAGGACCTAACCAGCCTCTGGTCAATTGACATGAAGGGGAAGGTAATTGGTGTTGTAGAGACTTGTGGAGAGAGCTTCCATCGTTTCGATCGTTACCTTAACTTCTCAAATCCAGTCATTGCGAAGAATTTTGACCCCCATGCTTGTGGATGGGCTTTTGGAATGAATGTCTTTGACCTGGCTGAATGGAGGCAACAGAACATAACTGAAATCTATCACTCCTGGCAGAAGCTTGTAAGATTCACACCTTTAATTCCTTGCATAATTAAGTACTTGCTAGAATTTTAGTCTCTCTATCTATTGAAGTCAGGATACtttgcaaaaattttgttgttttgtaaTGGGCAGTCAGTATTCAACTAGGACTAACTTGAGGGCTGCACGCCTTTATACTTAGAATGTGATGGCAtacctaatttttttaagctaaGTATTTCGCAAAGTGTTTAGTGGTGATATCGGCaatattttatgttattaACATATCTGATTTTCTGTTTACATTATGTCATATCATGGCTTAATTGTGTAATCACATCTATTATATGTAATTATCTTTTTAGAATGGTTTGAATTTAGTGTAGAAATTATCTGAGAAAATTATACAGAAATATGGAGACCGCAGATAAT is a window of Oryza brachyantha chromosome 8, ObraRS2, whole genome shotgun sequence DNA encoding:
- the LOC102706314 gene encoding probable galacturonosyltransferase 4, which translates into the protein MGRRRSVLLLLLALTVLSPLVLYTRRLSAALNPAIQRRDLPGEIANQVRGVKASKLNALSLETVSSLKEPVGIVFSEESRESGSKSTEPELLLMKAGEHKNRVLSEATAADGARSEDEDLIEQVTSREGEGDDGSTRVSLDQQQTTMASQQRSVSEVSSLESVSEQTSVSVLEESSLEGNNDGQSKTAVLLDTRIRNIRDLLIKAKVYLGLGAIRANPQYLRDLRQRIREVQKVLGDASKDSDLPKNANEKMKTLEQTLIKGKQMQDDCSLVVKKLRAMLHSAEEQLHAHKKQTVFLTQLAAKTLPKGLHCLPLRLANEYFSLDPGHQQFPNQEKLDNPKLYHYALFSDNILAAAVVVNSTVLNAKHPSHHVFHIVTDRLNYAPMRMWFLSNPPGKATIEVQNIEEFTWLNASYSPVLKQLESQSMIDYYFRTHRANSDSNLKYRNPKYLSILNHLRFYLPEIYPKLHKIVFLDDDVVVKKDLTSLWSIDMKGKVIGVVETCGESFHRFDRYLNFSNPVIAKNFDPHACGWAFGMNVFDLAEWRQQNITEIYHSWQKLNQDRLLWKLGTLPPGLITFWNKTFPLNRSWHVLGLGYNPHVSSRDIVRAAVIHYNGNMKPWLEIGLPKFRNYWSTYLDYDQPFLRDCNINP